TAAATAATCTCTTTCGTTGAAAAGATATGCCCTGAATCGCATATAGTTAGGGACTTAGGGTTGTGAATTTTTAGTTGTTGTCAGTACTTCAGTGGTTTTAAACCCGAGCAGGGGACTTCCTGAGTTACTGGATAACTTCTAAATTAAAATAAGCCAAAAGAAAATAGcaaagttaaaataaatttatcaatgAAAATCAACTAATAACTAATCAAGTCAACcaattttagtttttctatttatcttatttttcatcttcttcaagggctttagtgaaatttttattgaaatataaatttacatagaatttaaaaaaaaaattattttaaataagatCATTTACCGGTTCAACCAATATCCTGATTGCATATTGTAAGTTTTTCTTGAGTTTTTTCGATTTTCTTAttattagtgttttttttatttaaatctgaACCGCATAATGGGTTACTCTACCCACTAGTTTTGGTTCAACCATGGTTCTTGCCCGGAtctaaaaaaatgtttttttttgttcttatgtGCTAGGTTTTCAAGTTACCTCCGGATCTAAACAGAACAGCTCTATATCCACCTCAACATTGGAAAATCGACGGAGTTCTCAATCCGCAGTACAAATGCGGGCCACCGGTTCGGGTTGACCCGTCACAGTTCCCGGATTCTAGCGGTCTACCGGCAGTAACCTACGCCATATCCAGCTGGCAAGTTGTCTGCAACATAACCAAACCTAAAGCTCAGGCCTCAAGATGTTGTGTCTCTTTCTCAGCATTTTACAATAACTCTGCCATTCCATGCAACACTTGCGCTTGCGGATGCAATGACATTGATACAACCACTTGCAATGCTGACCGTAACCCACTCCTCCTCCCTCCCGACGCCCTCCTTGTTCCCTTCGATAACCGAACCCTAAAAGCCAAAGCTTGGGCCAAACAAAACCACATGCCAATACCTAAGAAACTCCCTTGTCCGGATAATTGTGGAGTCAGCATTAACTGGCACCTTAACACGGACTACAGAGACGGTTGGACGGCTAGGTTAACCGTTTTCAACTGGAGAGACTTCGCGTTTGAGGATTGGTTTGTAGCGGTTGAGATGGGAAAAGCAGGTCCAGGGTATGAAAACGTTTACTCCTTTAATGGCACACGTGTTCCACCAAACAACAGAACCGTTATGTTTCAAGGGTTACGTGATATGAACTATCTTGTGGGTCAAGTTAACGGAACCAATCCACTAAGAGACCCTCCCGTGCCGGGCAAGCAACAATCTGTTATCTCCTTTAAAAAGAAGAACATCAAAGGACTGAATATACCAGGAGGTGACGGTTTCCCCACCAAACTTTTTTTCAATGGAGAAGAATGTGCGCTTCCAAAACATTTCCCAAAGAAGAGCTCAGGACACAGACGCAGTATCAGTGTCTTGATGTCACTTGTTCTCGCTATGGCAGCGACTTTTGCACTAATGATGGATTAATTACTAAAGACATAACTAAACTTAGCATTATTGGTCAGTTTGGTGTTTTGATGCTGTTGCTCAACAGAGGAAGGAGCAGATGTGGGAAGATCTTTGTAATATGATTGATCTATATTGAAAAAATGGATATGTTGTATTATACTTTTGTCTGATCTTAGTCTTTTaatctggattttttttttgatatatctCTTTGTTCTTTAATATCATTATCTGGAATagtactaaaataaaaaatcaaagatGCAGAAGCAAGGAACAAAAGCtattgacagaagaagcaagtcACATGAGATTCCAAACTAAAAAAGCATTTCTTGAAAGCATGCGTTTATGCTTTGCTTAGAATCTGAGAAATACAAGGAAAAGCTTCTCTGCAACATTTTCTCAAAAGCCTcatctttatattaaaaacactaACCTTTCATCATGTCTCATTAACAAATATACCACACTAAGTCCACATACATCTCTCTAGCACATCTTGATTACACATAACCTAAAGAACATGATGCTTCGTGGGTTAAGTCTCGTGTGTTTTTTCATGATTGTTAACAAAGCCTACGCTAGAGAATTTATGGTCGGTGGTGCAAAAGGTTGGACCGTTCCTTACGGGTCTCAAGTTTACAGTCAATGGGCAGAACAGAGCAGATTTCAAGTAGGAGACTCTCTAAGTAAGTTTCCACACTGTACTAACCATAATCATAGTTTTCTTtcatatataagtatataacacAAACAACATGTATATAATCGCAGTGTTCGTCTACCAACCAAACCAAGATTCAGTGTTCCAAGTCACAAGACACGCTTACGACAGCTGCAACACAGATGCACCAACCGCTAAATTTTCTGATGGCAAAACTTCCTTCACACTAACCCACTCTGGACCATACTATTTCATCAGCGGAAACAAAGACAACTGCAACAAAAACGAGAAGCTCGTGGTCATCGTCATGGCTAACAGAAACGGCAAGACCAACGCtacatcatcatcaccaccgtCTCAAGCCCCGGCTCCCTCAGGAGAAGCCGCTCCTTCTCCGCCTATCACAAGCAACCTTGAGCCCCCAGCAACTTCGCCTACTCAAGAAACTCCAAACAAGGCAgcttcctcatcttcttcatttGTCGCTGCTCTTCTTGGGGCAACTATTGCTTCCACTCTATTCCTACAGTaagaagtttttcttttgtcttcttttctCACTCTGTAAGGAGTCTTTTCCCATTCTCTTTTCACATGAGTTTGTGTCCATTGGTGtttgttgtttgattttttcCCCCATTTGTTTCtcatgtaaaataaataaaaagttctaCTTGTGTGCATAGTACTGAGACGTCATCTCTATTGTACATAGAGAAATGGAAGGATCAAGAAACTAAGATATTGtcatacaaaattttatttctattctCTGTAGAAACAGCTGTTTCAAATCAACACAGTCTGAGGTTTTCTTTCTATTCTCTGAGGcttacttatatttatatattttttgcaagAAATATATAGTTTCTTATCATATTGAATTTGAagcatttaaataaattatggaATGTATAATTGTATATcagaataattatttattttttacaattatttactCAGCGTTGGTAATTATAatgtctaaactatttgaatgATCTTTGTCCTCAATTCATTTAGTAAAGTTTAAGAGATGTAATAGAAAAGAGAATTAAACACATTTTGTATCTTGTTCCATACACAACCAATACAAAAATAGATAAGTTATCACAAAgtgctttttaaaaaaaaaaaagttatcacaAAGTGTTCGAGTGAAACCGTCAGTTTATCTAGACTTTATATCACCAATTTGACTTTTAGAATGGTTGTAGActcttcattttctctctttgtacTATGACGACGATCGTATTTGTACCACTAAAATGAACcggattttttataaaatggaaacttctactttattaaaacagaagtacacgtATGGATTAACCCTACAATTTGCACAGTATTTACGCCTaaatgccactgagaattaaattaaactaactAATTTAAGGCTTGTCTTTtccagttgagttaatgtgttgtcttaatataaattaagttacatattttaatgttgtctttttcagttgagttaatgtgttgtcctaatataaaatttaattttctttctctactaaatcaatttcgaaattatttataattatattaatgctgtcttttcagtttaataaataaatttcctaattctaaatttaccatatttaatgataataaaaatcgcaTATGATATGGTAGGAGAtcactatcttttaatattcgaactaaaacaatttttatgttaagtttaagtttttgccatatattattcaaatttatttgttatataaatttttacttttatattttaaaatttttaattttttaaacaattcaaatgagttatccgagccagaacatgaaccgaaattataaataccAAATGAAGCTAAAACCTTTCACcccaaaaatttaaaacccaaagagacctgaatcaAACCCAAATGAATATCCGAACGCCCATCTCTACTACAAGATATAGAAACTGaatcactttatttattttcaaaaaattattttccattgattttctcattagtctacagtaattatgaaaactaattatcaaaatctaatctgaaaattattgaacacgtaaacccatttataatgaattagcagttagatcaaatatatattatattatatttcattttcttacaaattataatcttaatttttatatgtcacaaatttgttaaaagtctaacaattatttattcttacaaattttataagtaacatatcatgtttaatagcatactaaccatattgtgtattttcatatttatcatttaaaaactttgtttgttatatatcttacacatacatctaatcatataaatgttagatttgtttaggtgatctccagtgtcggtgatacattttacgttaaacgcaaaaatataaaattacttaatttaatatgattacatttacaaaataacatttagtacacCCAAATTAAGATTTCAAATTAAATACCGAGtgtgattattttttaacaaatttatattaatagaaattccaaatatttggaattcgaaagcattatgacccacacctatactattttaattaagataactgaatttatataagaatattttattaaaattttaattttaatttttgttataactgcaaaaattagttttcgatataaatttattatcaaatattacaaatacatcatttaatacaaaaaaaaactaaaaacagaaaataaatacccgtgcggacgcacgggtcaagatctagtcaATCATTAATTCATCGGACGTCAGGGCTTATCAAAAGTACATATATGCACGTGATTGTACCAATATAGCGACGCACTCGGAAACATGCTAATTTTTATTACACATGTTTGGAAATGTTTACAAATCTTACACTCTTGCTAGTGCATTCTCATACATAAAGTACATCATCTACCACTGATTCGACTTTCACTGCATTTACTAGTCCATTCTATAAATTTTACAGACAAAAATAATTCACAATgaaaaattaatgattataagtgaaaaatcaaatcaaagtaTCAACCAATATAGTTTGACAACATGGACAAAGGAACTAGGCAAAGTCCTCGCTTCTTCAATTCTGCGCAATAATCTTCATTCATTATTATCCCTTTCTTATTCAATCCCTTATCCTATAAAGcccataaaatatttttgtaagcAGTCAGAACAATCATGTACAATTTCGTAAGTCGTAAGAATATCTTATAAAGTACAAAGCACATAAGATCAACGCATTAAGAAAAATATGGTATAAAACATGTTGAAAGATTCTTACCTCAGTTTTAGTAGtgttcatgtttttttcttctgtggTATCGTCTTCCATCTCACTGTAACCCTGAACGAACAAGAATAATATATAACTCGTAAAtaatctctctctcacacacataTGTGCATTGTCGTTTAGACATGTAGTAACAATGTGTGTATTATATTAAGATTGTCTTTTCTTTGGACTTACCTTCGTTCTTTTAGAAGGAGATGAAGCCGTGTCTTCTTCGACATAGGCCATAGGGGACGCAGCGTCTGAGATCATGGAAGAATCATCATAATGGCATGTACGATCTTCGGTT
The DNA window shown above is from Raphanus sativus cultivar WK10039 unplaced genomic scaffold, ASM80110v3 Scaffold1482, whole genome shotgun sequence and carries:
- the LOC130504292 gene encoding early nodulin-like protein 9 — its product is MMLRGLSLVCFFMIVNKAYAREFMVGGAKGWTVPYGSQVYSQWAEQSRFQVGDSLMFVYQPNQDSVFQVTRHAYDSCNTDAPTAKFSDGKTSFTLTHSGPYYFISGNKDNCNKNEKLVVIVMANRNGKTNATSSSPPSQAPAPSGEAAPSPPITSNLEPPATSPTQETPNKAASSSSSFVAALLGATIASTLFLQ
- the LOC130504294 gene encoding vascular-related unknown protein 3-like, translating into MENSALSNCVRRTIFSTQKRTMQEDLEESSWTIYFETEDRTCHYDDSSMISDAASPMAYVEEDTASSPSKRTKGYSEMEDDTTEEKNMNTTKTEDKGLNKKGIIMNEDYCAELKKRGLCLVPLSMLSNYIG